From the Oryzihumus leptocrescens genome, one window contains:
- a CDS encoding ferric reductase-like transmembrane domain-containing protein, translating to MSTALWLLGRGTGLVSLLLLTTTVVLGVLTGGGYRSRELPRFALTEIHRRASLAAAVLLVVHIGSLWLDPEAQLRAVDVVVPFLSRQPLWWGLGTLALDLVGVVIVTSLLRKHIRYAVWRGLHWLGYAVWPVAFLHGLGSGSDAGTWWLRSVAVACFAAVAVAAGWRVSRLEEPAAPPRPRAPSTPVG from the coding sequence ATGAGCACCGCACTGTGGCTGCTGGGCCGCGGCACGGGGCTCGTGTCGTTGCTGCTGCTGACCACCACCGTCGTCCTGGGCGTCCTGACCGGCGGGGGCTACCGCTCCCGGGAGCTGCCGCGCTTCGCGCTCACCGAGATCCACCGTCGCGCCTCGCTCGCCGCGGCCGTGCTGCTGGTCGTCCACATCGGCTCGCTGTGGCTGGACCCCGAGGCGCAGCTGCGCGCGGTCGACGTGGTGGTGCCGTTCCTGTCGCGCCAGCCGCTGTGGTGGGGGCTGGGCACGCTCGCGCTCGACCTGGTGGGCGTCGTCATCGTGACGAGCTTGCTGCGCAAGCACATCCGGTATGCCGTGTGGCGCGGGCTGCACTGGCTCGGCTACGCCGTGTGGCCGGTCGCCTTCCTGCACGGGCTGGGGTCCGGCAGCGATGCCGGCACGTGGTGGCTGCGGTCGGTGGCCGTGGCGTGCTTCGCCGCGGTGGCAGTCGCGGCGGGCTGGCGGGTCAGTCGGCTGGAGGAGCCGGCGGCTCCTCCTCGCCCTCGGGCGCCTTCGACGCCCGTCGGGTGA
- the csrA gene encoding carbon storage regulator CsrA — protein MLVLSRRPQQSFVIGHDIVITVLEVNGDNVRIGIKAPRDVDIHREEVYLELQQANQSAASPSAGALAAFTRRASKAPEGEEEPPAPPAD, from the coding sequence GTGCTGGTGCTCAGCCGTCGCCCGCAGCAGAGCTTCGTCATCGGTCACGACATCGTCATCACGGTGCTCGAGGTCAACGGTGACAACGTGCGGATCGGGATCAAGGCCCCCCGCGACGTGGACATCCACCGCGAGGAGGTCTACCTCGAGCTCCAGCAGGCCAACCAGTCGGCCGCCTCCCCCTCGGCCGGGGCCCTGGCCGCCTTCACCCGACGGGCGTCGAAGGCGCCCGAGGGCGAGGAGGAGCCGCCGGCTCCTCCAGCCGACTGA
- the fliW gene encoding flagellar assembly protein FliW, with amino-acid sequence MTMTAPQTQTPQLTFQSGIVGFPEAQRFTLVEGGGEGVFELMSEDEQGPSFVVVAPQPFFPDYAPVIDDVTAERLEITDAEDALLLLVVTLRENPEDASANLLAPLVVNHRTHQAAQVVLTGQQFPLRAPLLSA; translated from the coding sequence ATGACGATGACGGCGCCGCAGACGCAGACCCCGCAGCTGACCTTCCAGTCGGGCATCGTCGGCTTCCCCGAGGCCCAGCGGTTCACGCTGGTCGAGGGCGGCGGCGAGGGCGTGTTCGAGCTCATGAGCGAGGACGAGCAGGGCCCGAGCTTCGTCGTCGTCGCCCCGCAGCCGTTCTTCCCCGACTACGCCCCGGTCATCGACGACGTGACCGCCGAGCGCCTCGAGATCACCGACGCCGAGGACGCGCTGCTGCTGCTCGTGGTCACCCTGCGGGAGAACCCCGAGGACGCCTCGGCCAACCTGCTCGCCCCGCTGGTGGTCAACCACCGCACCCACCAGGCCGCGCAGGTCGTCCTCACCGGCCAGCAGTTCCCACTGCGCGCCCCCCTGCTGAGCGCCTGA
- a CDS encoding flagellar protein FlgN, which yields MNDHHPGATPPGLDAETETALANVSSALWRVRELLDLLTFKLEEEQALLAVGRARWLGRATYEVELVLEEIRQAELRRAIELGPVTEALGLEPTASLREIAEVAPSPWDDVLTDHRNALVTATAEITALAGANRDLLEGSYRAVQEAMGRYAENPEGPTYTAAGAPAAQPAHRLFDQSS from the coding sequence GTGAACGACCACCACCCCGGGGCCACGCCGCCCGGTCTCGACGCCGAGACCGAGACAGCCCTGGCCAACGTCTCCTCTGCCTTGTGGCGAGTGCGCGAGCTCCTCGACCTGCTGACCTTCAAGCTCGAGGAGGAGCAGGCCCTGCTCGCCGTCGGGCGGGCCCGCTGGCTGGGCCGCGCGACCTACGAGGTCGAGCTGGTCCTGGAGGAGATCCGCCAGGCCGAGCTGCGCCGGGCCATCGAGCTCGGCCCGGTCACCGAGGCCCTCGGGCTGGAGCCGACCGCCTCGCTGCGCGAGATCGCCGAGGTTGCTCCCTCCCCGTGGGACGACGTCCTGACCGACCACCGCAACGCGTTGGTCACCGCGACCGCCGAGATCACCGCCCTGGCCGGCGCGAACCGCGACCTGCTCGAGGGCAGCTACCGCGCGGTCCAGGAGGCCATGGGCCGCTACGCCGAGAACCCCGAAGGCCCCACCTACACCGCGGCCGGCGCCCCCGCCGCCCAGCCGGCCCACCGCCTGTTCGACCAGTCCTCCTGA
- a CDS encoding sigma-70 family RNA polymerase sigma factor, with the protein MEVRAVAARLPGHVHLDDLVSAGMAALVTAARSFDESYGVPFARFAARRIKGALLDELRSADWATRSLRARVRARDTAQDELAAKLGRMPSALETATEMGIELAELERMQADLHQSVVLRLDQLTAEAGSDAVLPSVSETPEAAIVERERQAYLRDAVHALPERLRVVVEGCFFQDRPFKEIAEELGVTESRISQIRAEALNMLRDGMNSQLDPDMVSPVRAGGVVARRREAYYAQIAGRSSYGARLSMPVGHGVSVERSA; encoded by the coding sequence ATGGAAGTGCGCGCCGTTGCTGCCCGGTTGCCCGGTCACGTCCACCTCGACGACCTCGTCTCGGCCGGCATGGCCGCGCTGGTGACAGCGGCGAGGTCCTTCGACGAATCCTACGGCGTGCCGTTCGCCCGTTTCGCCGCCCGCCGGATCAAGGGTGCCCTGCTCGACGAGCTCCGCTCGGCCGACTGGGCCACCCGGTCGCTGCGGGCGCGGGTCCGCGCCCGTGACACCGCCCAGGACGAGCTGGCGGCCAAGCTGGGCCGGATGCCGTCGGCGCTGGAGACCGCCACCGAGATGGGGATCGAGCTCGCCGAGCTCGAGCGGATGCAGGCCGACCTGCACCAGTCCGTCGTCCTGCGCCTCGACCAGCTGACCGCCGAAGCCGGCTCCGATGCCGTGCTGCCGTCGGTCTCCGAGACGCCGGAGGCGGCGATCGTCGAGCGGGAGCGCCAGGCGTACCTGCGCGACGCGGTGCACGCCCTGCCCGAGCGGCTGCGGGTCGTCGTCGAGGGCTGCTTCTTCCAGGACCGCCCGTTCAAGGAGATCGCCGAGGAGCTCGGGGTCACCGAGTCCCGGATCTCGCAGATCCGCGCCGAGGCGCTGAACATGCTGCGCGACGGCATGAACTCCCAGCTCGACCCCGACATGGTCTCGCCGGTGCGTGCCGGCGGCGTCGTGGCGCGGCGGCGGGAGGCGTACTACGCGCAGATCGCCGGCCGCTCCTCGTACGGCGCTCGGCTGAGCATGCCTGTGGGGCACGGGGTTTCGGTCGAGCGCAGCGCCTGA
- a CDS encoding flagellin, with translation MGLQINTNVAAMNAYRNLATTQSSMSKSLERLSSGLRINRAADDAAGLAISEGLKSQVGGLTVAARNAQDGISVVQTAEGALTETTSILQRMRDLAVQAANAGSNDANSVKDIQKEGDALATELTRIAGKTTFNNVKLLDGSYSAKAFQVGYASADQISVTIDNGTANKGFSSTDLLVDGATPGSTAVDLTKQDTAPGAGDGAISLIDKAIQTVSTARAGLGAMQNRFEHVINSVNVANENLTASKSRITDTDMAQEMTSFTRSQILQQAGVSMLAQANQMPQAVLKLLG, from the coding sequence ATGGGTCTTCAGATCAACACCAACGTCGCGGCGATGAACGCCTACCGCAACCTCGCGACCACCCAGAGCTCGATGAGCAAGAGCCTCGAGCGTCTCTCCTCCGGTCTGCGGATCAACCGCGCCGCGGATGACGCCGCGGGTCTGGCCATCTCCGAGGGCCTGAAGTCGCAGGTCGGTGGCCTCACCGTCGCCGCCCGCAACGCCCAGGACGGCATCTCCGTCGTCCAGACGGCTGAAGGTGCGCTGACCGAGACCACCTCGATCCTGCAGCGCATGCGTGACCTGGCTGTCCAGGCCGCCAACGCCGGCTCCAACGACGCCAACTCCGTCAAGGACATCCAGAAGGAGGGGGACGCGCTCGCGACGGAGCTCACGCGCATCGCCGGCAAGACGACGTTCAACAACGTCAAGCTGCTCGACGGTTCGTACTCCGCCAAGGCCTTCCAGGTCGGCTACGCGTCTGCGGACCAGATCTCGGTCACGATCGACAACGGCACCGCCAACAAGGGCTTCAGCTCGACTGACTTGCTCGTGGATGGCGCCACGCCGGGTAGCACTGCCGTTGACCTGACGAAGCAGGACACGGCTCCGGGTGCCGGGGATGGCGCCATCTCGCTCATCGACAAGGCGATCCAGACCGTGTCGACGGCGCGTGCAGGTCTCGGTGCCATGCAGAACCGCTTCGAGCACGTCATCAACTCGGTCAACGTGGCCAACGAGAACCTGACCGCGTCGAAGTCGCGCATCACCGACACCGACATGGCTCAGGAGATGACCTCCTTCACCCGCTCGCAGATCCTGCAGCAGGCCGGCGTCTCGATGCTGGCGCAGGCCAACCAGATGCCGCAGGCGGTCCTCAAGCTCCTGGGCTGA
- the fliD gene encoding flagellar filament capping protein FliD codes for MNTTQIIAQLMQIERLPEQQMTQRQTTAQNLVSILQGLNSKVSSLQTAAQALIPDSITKASVWQSATATTSDPTRVTATAGTGAVPGSIAFTISSLATAGAAVSIGTVGDTSTTKVAAGPVLVGRGGSAIGLSSMDFANTWQSTSATHSVQVKTASAGATVNASGALASTINIVTGSNDTLAYVLDGKATSITLAAGSYTPGQLAAEVQRASGNAVRAVIGANGNLSVTSVHEGSKATLQVTGGSASALLGFSPADMATAAKGADGIITVDGTDNTLDDVRAGGLVTLNGSAQAAGGFDQWSVTLAGGLRQGSATASSLDLGASATLSDVVSKLNASGLGLSAAAVQVSSSAYRLQLTSTTTGANSDISLGASAFAGSTLGGTQQLTAGSDTVLHVGTGPGAYDVTSSTTTVKGLLPGVDVTALKADPSTTVTLNVAQDTQGMADKVKAMVDQANSVLHFISSNSTWDPTKKTGGPLMSSSLARSLASQISSAVIGSSTATPSSAGIAVDKDGNITFDQTKFMAAWAKDPASVQSTLTAFGQQISDLAKQASDPIDGLITNQVKGQQQVISDITNQIADFEVLMTQRQDSLQRQYASLETALGQLQSQSQWLAGQLGSISANSSSSK; via the coding sequence ATGAACACCACCCAGATCATCGCGCAGCTCATGCAGATCGAGCGCTTGCCCGAGCAGCAGATGACGCAGCGGCAGACCACCGCGCAGAACCTGGTCTCGATCCTCCAGGGCCTCAACAGCAAGGTCAGCAGCCTGCAGACCGCTGCGCAGGCCCTGATCCCCGACAGCATCACCAAGGCCTCGGTCTGGCAGAGTGCCACCGCCACCACGAGCGACCCGACCCGCGTGACCGCCACCGCGGGCACCGGCGCCGTGCCCGGTTCCATCGCCTTCACCATCTCCTCGCTGGCCACCGCCGGCGCCGCCGTCTCCATCGGCACTGTGGGGGACACGTCGACCACCAAGGTCGCCGCCGGCCCCGTCCTCGTCGGACGAGGTGGCTCGGCGATCGGCCTATCCAGCATGGACTTCGCCAACACTTGGCAGTCAACATCGGCGACTCACAGCGTCCAGGTCAAGACGGCTTCGGCCGGTGCGACAGTCAACGCATCGGGGGCCTTGGCCAGCACGATCAACATCGTCACTGGCTCCAACGACACACTTGCCTACGTCCTGGACGGCAAAGCCACCTCGATCACGTTGGCCGCTGGAAGCTACACGCCCGGGCAGTTGGCCGCCGAAGTCCAGCGGGCTTCCGGCAACGCCGTGCGTGCAGTGATCGGAGCCAATGGCAACCTGTCCGTGACCAGTGTCCACGAGGGTTCCAAGGCAACGCTCCAGGTCACGGGTGGCAGCGCCAGCGCGCTTCTCGGGTTCTCGCCAGCCGACATGGCAACGGCGGCCAAGGGCGCCGACGGGATCATCACCGTAGACGGCACTGACAACACTCTGGACGATGTCCGGGCCGGTGGCCTCGTGACACTCAACGGCTCAGCCCAGGCGGCGGGCGGCTTCGACCAATGGAGCGTGACTCTTGCGGGTGGCCTCAGGCAGGGCTCGGCCACCGCCAGCTCGCTCGACCTCGGCGCCAGCGCAACACTGTCGGACGTCGTCTCGAAGTTGAACGCATCGGGCCTGGGCCTCAGTGCGGCGGCAGTGCAGGTGAGCAGCTCGGCATACCGGCTCCAGCTGACGTCCACGACCACGGGTGCGAACTCCGACATCAGCCTGGGTGCCAGTGCATTCGCAGGGAGCACGCTTGGCGGCACCCAGCAGCTCACGGCGGGGAGCGACACGGTGCTGCACGTCGGCACCGGGCCGGGCGCCTACGACGTGACCTCGTCGACCACCACGGTCAAGGGGCTGCTGCCCGGTGTCGACGTCACGGCCCTCAAGGCCGATCCGTCCACGACCGTCACGCTCAACGTCGCCCAGGACACGCAGGGCATGGCCGACAAGGTCAAGGCCATGGTCGACCAGGCCAACTCCGTGCTGCATTTCATCAGCAGCAACTCGACCTGGGACCCCACCAAGAAGACCGGTGGCCCGCTGATGAGCAGCTCGCTGGCGCGCAGCCTGGCGAGCCAGATCAGCTCCGCGGTCATCGGCAGCTCGACCGCGACGCCCTCGTCGGCCGGCATCGCGGTCGACAAGGACGGCAACATCACCTTCGACCAGACCAAGTTCATGGCGGCCTGGGCGAAGGACCCGGCAAGCGTCCAGTCGACGCTGACCGCTTTCGGCCAGCAGATCTCCGACCTGGCCAAGCAGGCGTCGGACCCGATCGACGGCCTGATCACGAACCAGGTCAAGGGCCAGCAGCAGGTCATCAGTGACATCACCAACCAGATCGCGGACTTCGAGGTGCTCATGACCCAGCGCCAGGACTCGCTGCAGCGCCAGTACGCCTCGCTCGAGACCGCCCTCGGCCAGCTCCAGTCGCAGAGCCAGTGGCTCGCGGGTCAGCTGGGCAGCATCTCCGCCAACTCCTCCAGCAGCAAGTGA
- the fliS gene encoding flagellar export chaperone FliS: protein MTYAAAARARYAQESVGTASPARLVTMLYDRLVRDLGAAELALAVPDLEAAHHQLVHAQDIVGELANGLDLSLWPEGEGLAQLYAWLLQRLTAANLRKDAAIVAECRDIVEPLRDAWHEAAAAQVPSALPQAAHA, encoded by the coding sequence ATGACCTACGCCGCAGCCGCACGAGCGCGCTACGCCCAGGAGTCCGTCGGCACCGCCTCCCCGGCCCGCCTGGTCACCATGCTCTACGACCGGCTCGTGCGCGACCTCGGTGCCGCCGAGCTGGCCCTGGCCGTGCCCGACCTCGAGGCCGCCCACCACCAGCTCGTCCACGCCCAGGACATCGTCGGCGAGCTGGCGAACGGCCTCGACCTGAGCCTCTGGCCTGAGGGCGAGGGGCTGGCCCAGCTCTACGCCTGGCTGCTCCAGCGGCTCACTGCCGCGAACCTGCGCAAGGACGCGGCGATCGTGGCCGAGTGCCGCGACATCGTCGAGCCGCTGCGCGACGCCTGGCACGAGGCCGCTGCGGCCCAGGTCCCCTCGGCGCTGCCGCAGGCCGCCCACGCATGA
- the flgK gene encoding flagellar hook-associated protein FlgK, translating to MSGFSSLGLGARALSAAQRALDVTGQNISNANTAGYSRQRIEQVAAGGSVVPAMWSRSTSPADGVVITGITRIRDEFAEARALSAQGDLSHLSTVKQTYGDIETTFGEPSDTGLQEQLSAFWGSWHDIATNPTDDAPRSQMLEQASTLASTFNGLSSRMNQQWLDSREQLVATVSDVNSMAADVARLNAAIRSAVTAGNPANELSDQRDLLVMKLGQAVGATATAGADGVVNVNLGGSPLVSGDRTRALQVAGPTNHTPSATNELSLQWAADGSAAVGGGSVQGLLDAVNTTLPSYLTALDGIARSVMSAVNQQQAKGYDRTAAAAPPSSPPNGQAIFAGTGAGDMAVAISNPQLVAASAAQPPAYDGDNASAMGLLANLPAIPASGSPMPPGPDATYRSLMVQLGVQAQSANRQTDLQTSVAGQLEDARTAASGVSLDEEMTNLVNYQHSYEAAAKFVTTIDSTLDTLINMTR from the coding sequence ATGTCAGGCTTCTCCAGCCTCGGTCTGGGTGCGCGCGCACTGTCGGCGGCTCAGCGGGCGTTGGACGTGACCGGCCAGAACATCAGCAACGCCAACACCGCCGGCTACTCGCGACAGCGGATCGAGCAGGTCGCGGCGGGTGGGTCGGTGGTGCCGGCGATGTGGTCGCGGAGCACGAGCCCCGCGGACGGCGTCGTCATCACCGGCATCACCCGGATCCGCGACGAGTTCGCCGAGGCGCGGGCGCTGTCCGCCCAGGGCGACCTGTCGCACCTGAGCACGGTCAAGCAGACCTACGGCGACATCGAGACGACCTTCGGTGAGCCGAGCGACACCGGGCTCCAGGAGCAGCTGTCGGCCTTCTGGGGGTCGTGGCACGACATCGCCACCAACCCGACCGACGACGCTCCGCGCTCCCAGATGCTCGAGCAGGCCTCCACGCTGGCAAGCACCTTCAACGGTCTCAGCAGCCGGATGAACCAGCAGTGGCTCGACTCGCGGGAGCAGCTCGTCGCGACGGTGTCCGACGTCAACTCGATGGCCGCGGACGTGGCCCGGCTCAACGCCGCGATCCGGTCGGCGGTGACCGCCGGCAACCCGGCCAACGAGCTGTCCGACCAGCGCGACCTGCTGGTGATGAAGCTCGGCCAGGCGGTGGGCGCGACGGCCACCGCCGGCGCGGACGGCGTGGTCAACGTCAACCTCGGGGGCAGCCCGCTGGTGAGCGGTGACCGCACCCGCGCGCTCCAGGTCGCCGGCCCGACGAACCACACGCCCAGTGCGACGAACGAGCTGTCGCTGCAGTGGGCCGCTGACGGCTCCGCCGCAGTGGGTGGCGGCAGCGTGCAGGGCCTGCTCGACGCCGTCAACACGACCCTGCCGAGCTACCTGACCGCGCTCGACGGCATCGCCCGGTCCGTGATGTCGGCCGTCAACCAGCAGCAGGCCAAGGGCTACGACCGCACCGCTGCGGCCGCGCCGCCCAGCTCTCCCCCGAACGGGCAGGCGATCTTCGCCGGCACGGGGGCCGGCGACATGGCGGTGGCCATCTCCAACCCGCAGCTGGTGGCCGCATCGGCGGCACAGCCGCCTGCGTACGACGGCGACAACGCCAGCGCCATGGGCCTGCTGGCCAACCTGCCCGCGATCCCGGCCTCCGGCAGCCCGATGCCGCCCGGACCAGATGCGACCTACCGCAGCCTGATGGTGCAGCTCGGGGTGCAGGCGCAGAGCGCCAACCGGCAGACGGACCTGCAGACCTCGGTCGCGGGCCAGCTCGAGGACGCCCGCACCGCCGCGTCCGGGGTGAGCCTCGACGAGGAGATGACCAACCTCGTGAACTACCAGCACTCCTACGAGGCGGCGGCGAAGTTCGTCACGACGATCGACTCCACGCTGGACACCCTCATCAATATGACCCGCTGA
- the flgL gene encoding flagellar hook-associated protein FlgL: MSFRVTQGTLARGVLAGLQTNMTQLQRTQEQLSSGRKLNRPSDSPVDTVSAMQLRADKARTTQYGRNVDNGLSWLSTADTTLGQATDMVDRVRQLVVSAGNGALPQESLDAMAKEIDQIRDGLIQLGNTQYAGKYVFGGTMTETPPFDSTTGAYGGNTSAVNRTVSDDPKSGTVAVNVPGSTVFTSMLDSGTGILDSISSALKAGNVTAVNAQLGNLDAAASAMRSVQSTVGAKVNRLESIQTLANGHLDTITNGLANAENIDLPSTIIQLQMQQNAYQAALGATAKIIQPSLMDFLR; this comes from the coding sequence ATGTCGTTTCGCGTGACGCAGGGAACGCTCGCCCGGGGGGTGCTGGCCGGCCTGCAGACCAACATGACGCAGCTGCAGCGCACCCAGGAGCAGCTCTCCTCCGGGCGCAAGCTCAACCGCCCCTCGGACTCACCCGTCGACACGGTCTCCGCCATGCAGCTGCGCGCGGACAAGGCGCGCACCACGCAGTACGGCCGCAACGTCGACAACGGCCTGTCGTGGCTGTCCACCGCCGACACCACGCTGGGCCAGGCCACCGACATGGTCGACCGGGTCCGCCAGCTGGTCGTCTCCGCCGGCAACGGCGCGCTCCCGCAGGAGTCCCTGGACGCGATGGCCAAGGAGATCGACCAGATCCGCGACGGCCTGATCCAGCTCGGCAACACCCAGTACGCCGGGAAGTACGTCTTCGGCGGCACGATGACCGAGACGCCGCCGTTCGACAGCACCACCGGCGCCTACGGAGGGAACACCTCGGCCGTGAACCGCACCGTCTCCGATGACCCGAAGTCGGGCACGGTCGCCGTCAACGTGCCGGGCAGCACGGTCTTCACCTCGATGCTGGACAGCGGCACGGGCATCCTGGACAGCATCTCCTCGGCGCTCAAGGCGGGCAACGTGACCGCGGTCAACGCCCAGCTGGGCAACCTCGACGCGGCAGCCTCCGCGATGCGGTCGGTGCAGAGCACCGTCGGCGCGAAGGTCAACCGCCTCGAGTCGATCCAGACCCTCGCCAACGGCCACCTCGACACGATCACCAACGGCCTGGCCAACGCCGAGAACATCGACCTGCCGAGCACGATCATCCAGCTGCAGATGCAGCAGAACGCCTACCAGGCGGCGCTCGGCGCGACGGCCAAGATCATCCAGCCCTCGCTGATGGACTTCCTGCGCTGA
- a CDS encoding response regulator — MHILVVDDSRAMRMIVIRTLRQAGFEGHQISEAADGREAFEAVKDTRPDLVLSDWNMPNMTGIELLSALRRSGDQTPFGFVTSEGSAEMREWAERAGALFLIAKPFNPDTFRDALLPVMA, encoded by the coding sequence ATGCACATCCTCGTCGTCGACGACTCCCGCGCCATGCGCATGATCGTCATCCGCACCCTGCGCCAGGCCGGCTTCGAGGGCCACCAGATCAGCGAGGCCGCTGACGGGCGTGAGGCGTTCGAGGCGGTCAAGGACACCCGGCCCGACCTGGTGCTCTCGGACTGGAACATGCCGAACATGACCGGCATCGAGCTGCTCTCGGCACTGCGCCGCTCCGGCGACCAGACGCCGTTCGGGTTCGTCACCTCCGAGGGCTCGGCAGAGATGCGCGAGTGGGCCGAGCGGGCCGGGGCGCTGTTCCTCATCGCCAAGCCGTTCAACCCCGACACGTTCCGGGACGCCCTGCTGCCCGTGATGGCCTGA
- a CDS encoding chemotaxis protein CheX, with protein MTLDPKDLAEIEEIARDVWSSLLGLEITVAQAPDACPEEVATAVVTVSGDAHGVVGVQTSGAGARAMAAAMFMMGADEVGEAEVADALGELTNVVGGNVKGLLPGSNRLSLPTVLDGGVEDPRDLTRPPLAEVFLSCDGEPVLIALYALAAVPSAATPERILS; from the coding sequence ATGACGCTGGACCCCAAGGACCTCGCCGAGATCGAGGAGATCGCGCGCGACGTCTGGAGCTCGCTGCTCGGGCTCGAGATCACGGTGGCGCAGGCCCCGGACGCCTGCCCGGAGGAGGTCGCGACCGCGGTCGTGACCGTCAGCGGTGACGCGCACGGCGTGGTTGGCGTGCAGACCTCCGGCGCCGGCGCCCGCGCCATGGCGGCCGCGATGTTCATGATGGGCGCCGACGAGGTGGGCGAGGCCGAGGTCGCCGACGCCCTCGGCGAGCTGACCAACGTCGTGGGCGGCAACGTCAAGGGCCTGCTGCCCGGTTCCAACCGGCTGTCCCTGCCGACCGTCCTCGACGGAGGCGTCGAGGACCCCCGCGACCTGACCCGGCCGCCGCTGGCCGAGGTGTTCCTCTCCTGCGACGGCGAGCCGGTCCTCATCGCCCTGTACGCGCTTGCCGCTGTCCCGTCCGCTGCTACCCCAGAACGGATCCTCTCCTGA
- a CDS encoding CheR family methyltransferase, whose product MTIANGDFEFVSGLVQRESAISLPKGKEYLVEARLTPLARDTGLGSLPALVAELRQEASGELRRRVVDAMTTNETSWFRDRTPFEALGNGVLDRLVAARRGQGRVRVWSAGCSSGQEPYSIAMTVAPRLAAEGMTLDLVATDLSEEMVTRGKAGRYTDFEMKRGLSPQAREAHFSRVEDGWQISDELRAMVSFRSLNLAAPFPPLGTMDVVFLRNVLIYFDAETKAQVLERVGQLLAPDGYLFLGAAETTINVDERFTRTTVGGATVYRLDGKAAA is encoded by the coding sequence ATGACCATCGCCAACGGCGACTTCGAGTTCGTCTCCGGGCTGGTGCAGCGGGAGTCCGCGATCTCCCTGCCCAAGGGCAAGGAGTACCTCGTGGAGGCGCGCCTGACCCCGCTGGCGCGCGATACCGGCCTGGGGTCGCTGCCGGCCCTGGTGGCCGAGCTGCGCCAGGAGGCCAGCGGAGAGCTGCGCCGCCGCGTCGTGGACGCGATGACCACCAATGAGACCTCGTGGTTCCGCGACCGGACGCCGTTCGAGGCGCTGGGCAACGGGGTGCTCGACCGGCTGGTCGCCGCCCGACGGGGCCAGGGCCGCGTGCGCGTCTGGTCGGCCGGCTGCTCCTCGGGCCAGGAGCCGTACTCCATCGCGATGACGGTCGCCCCGCGGCTGGCCGCCGAGGGGATGACCCTCGACCTGGTCGCCACCGACCTGTCGGAGGAGATGGTGACCCGGGGCAAGGCCGGGCGCTACACCGACTTCGAGATGAAGCGCGGGCTCTCCCCCCAGGCCCGCGAGGCGCACTTCAGCCGGGTCGAGGACGGGTGGCAGATCAGCGACGAGCTGCGCGCGATGGTCAGCTTCCGGTCCCTCAACCTGGCTGCCCCCTTTCCCCCGCTGGGGACCATGGACGTGGTCTTCCTGCGCAACGTGCTCATCTACTTCGACGCCGAGACGAAGGCGCAGGTCCTCGAACGGGTGGGGCAGCTGCTCGCCCCCGACGGCTACCTGTTCCTCGGCGCGGCCGAGACGACGATCAACGTCGACGAGCGGTTCACACGGACGACCGTGGGCGGGGCGACCGTCTACCGCCTCGACGGGAAGGCTGCGGCATGA